A stretch of Miscanthus floridulus cultivar M001 chromosome 13, ASM1932011v1, whole genome shotgun sequence DNA encodes these proteins:
- the LOC136501373 gene encoding disease resistance protein RGA5-like, producing the protein MATAAVVGVTTGVMKPLLSKLTKLLEEEYVKLKGVRKQIKFLRDELSAMSATLEMLADAEELNPQTRKWRDKLRELAYDLEDCIDAFMVRVDHEHDGHSGFIKRFFRKLKKLKPRHEIANQIQELKASVIEASKRHKRYQLVDISSNSRSTCSLDPRLPALYVEIDKLVGIDGPKKYIIEWLTKETKKAASSELKVLSIVGCGGLGKTTLANQVYKDVKSQFSCAAFVSVSRTPDVRKVLRGIAKGVSITSNMLDDDEKELIDKLREHLQDKRYLIVIDDVWDAKPWETIKLALMNNNCGSRVITTTRSNDVASYLSSQGGNVYQMKSLSFEDSKRLLFKRAFGSENLCYTHLGTAPDEILRKCDGLPLAIITISSMLADQHAKGEWNSVLNDIGSSLAKNPGAENMTAILSMSYFDIPHHLRTCLLYLSVYPEDYKIEKQCLINRWIAEGFIHKEKGQNEYEIGERYFNDLINRSMIQPVRVKYGQAKACRVHDIILDYIKCKAAEENFVTSLDAAEPVYTSEYKVRRLCVSNDNEENVTLWADQILSHVRSVTIFGEPVKISLLPSTPLRVLDLREHYGMQNHHLASIGKLFNLKYLRLCSCFITGLPETVGELHHLQTLDVQGTRIKELPRTITKLQQLTRLYVDWYTRFPEGTIGMMHSLEELSRYGVQAYGQAKYIQEFSKLTKLRTLKIRSDVYTPNFWDSEGRSQAERIHSYVGNLLSSCNLHHLIYRVPNWMGSLERGYILMKYPLPLHSWHPAASCSIRKLCIKTIPIYRVPNWMGSLGNLGVLELEVMCVRPEDVAILGEIPSLLFLNLDTWGGTSGRIVFPGNNGFRSLKQFSLCIKFCGTSLEFEAGSMPKLEHVKLEFRAHDMECLNGASSLGIQHLSSLNKAEIEIGSDWHEYDVDYNPVEDDHDDTARCISRAINAAIETLPNRPTASFKIQEVDCKHFESFLREWNQYHDGLFNEWLKLWQIREEPANQPTDGETELEDETHEKEEEEQTDEEETSEEEVARQDDTGSSN; encoded by the exons ATGGCCACGGCAGCTGTCGTGGGTGTTACTACCGGGGTGATGAAGCCCCTCCTGTCCAAGCTCACCAAGCTGCTGGAAGAAGAGTACGTCAAGCTCAAAGGCGTGCGCAAGCAGATCAAGTTTCTGAGAGATGAACTGAGCGCCATGAGTGCAACGCTCGAGATGCTCGCAGATGCAGAAGAGCTCAACCCTCAAACGAGAAAATGGAGGGACAAGTTACGTGAGCTGGCCTATGACTTGGAAGATTGCATTGATGCCTTCATGGTTCGTGTTGACCATGAGCATGATGGACATTCGGGCTTCATCAAGAGGTTCTTCCGCAAGTTGAAGAAACTGAAACCACGTCATGAGATCGCCAATCAGATCCAAGAACTCAAGGCATCTGTTATAGAGGCAAGCAAGAGGCACAAGAGGTACCAGCTAGTCGATATCTCTTCCAACTCTAGAAGTACTTGTTCTCTTGACCCTCGGCTACCCGCACTGTATGTGGAGATAGATAAGCTTGTCGGCATTGACGGTCCTAAGAAGTATATCATTGAGTGGTTAACCAAGGAAACCAAGAAGGCGGCTTCATCAGAACTTAAAGTGCTCTCTATTGTTGGTTGTGGAGGTCTTGGTAAGACTACTCTTGCAAACCAAGTCTATAAAGATGTTAAAAGCCAATTTTCATGTGCAGCTTTCGTCTCGGTCTCTCGAACTCCTGATGTCAGAAAAGTATTAAGAGGCATTGCAAAAGGAGTTAGTATTACCAGTAACAtgttggatgatgatgagaaggaactCATTGATAAACTCAGGGAACACCTTCAGGATAAAAG GTACCTCATTGTAATTGATGATGTATGGGATGCAAAACCATGGGAGACCATCAAGCTTGCATTAATGAATAACAATTGTGGTAGCAGAGTAATCACTACAACACGTAGCAATGACGTTGCATCATACTTGTCTTCCCAAGGCGGTAATGTTTACCAAATGAAATCTCTCAGTTTTGAGGACTCCAAGAGGTTGCTTTTTAAAAGAGCATTTGGTTCTGAAAACTTATGCTATACTCATTTGGGTACTGCTCCGGATGAGATATTAAGAAAATGTGATGGTTTACCATTAGCAATCATCACTATATCTAGCATGTTAGCTGATCAGCACGCAAAAGGTGAATGGAACAGTGTACTAAATGATATTGGTTCTTCTCTTGCTAAGAATCCTGGTGCTGAGAATATGACGGCCATATTATCTATGAGTTACTTTGATATTCCTCACCATCTAAGAACTTGTTTGTTGTACTTGAGTGTGTACCCAGAAGATTATAAGATTGAGAAACAATGTTTGATCAATAGGTGGATTGCAGAAGGGTTCATTCATAAGGAAAAAGGTCAAAATGAATATGAAATTGGTGAGCGTTACTTCAATGATCTGATCAACAGAAGCATGATCCAACCTGTTAGAGTAAAGTATGGTCAGGCGAAGGCATGTCGAGTGCATGACATCATCCTTGATTACATCAAATGCAAGGCCGCTGAAGAGAATTTTGTAACTTCATTAGATGCTGCAGAGCCTGTATATACATCAGAATACAAGGTTCGTAGGCTTTGTGTGAGCAACGACAATGAAGAAAATGTTACTTTATGGGCAGACCAGATCTTGTCTCATGTTCGGTCAGTTACTATATTTGGAGAGCCTGTGAAAatctctttgttgccttccacTCCTCTTCGTGTGTTGGACTTAAGAGAACACTATGGCATGCAAAACCATCATCTTGCAAGTATTGGGAAGTTGTTTAATCTTAAGTACTTGCGTCTCTGCTCATGTTTCATAACTGGGCTCCCAGAGACTGTTGGTGAACTACATCATCTACAGACGTTGGATGTGCAAGGCACTCGTATCAAAGAACTACCACGAACTATCACGAAACTTCAACAACTGACTCGTTTATATGTTGATTGGTATACTAGATTTCCAGAAGGAACAATAGGAATGATGCACAGCTTGGAAGAGCTGAGCAGGTATGGAGTCCAAGCCTACGGGCAAGCGAAGTACATACAAGAATTCAGCAAACTCACCAAGCTGAGGACACTAAAAATTAGAAGCGATGTTTATACACCAAATTTTTGGGACTCAGAAGGAAGAAGCCAAGCCGAGCGCATTCACAGTTATGTTGGAAATTTATTATCTTCATGCAACCTGCATCATCTTATATATAGGGTGCCAAATTGGATGGGATCCTTGGAAAGGGGGTACATCCTTATGAAGTACCCGCTGCCGCTACATTCATGGCATCCTGCAGCTTCCTGTAGCATCCGCAAGCTCTGCATTAAAACAATTCCCATCTATAGGGTGCCAAATTGGATGGGCTCACTTGGAAATCTCGGTGTGCTAGAACTGGAGGTCATGTGTGTGCGACCAGAAGATGTTGCGATCCTTGGAGAAATACCCAGTTTGCTTTTTCTCAACCTAGACACTTGGGGGGGCACTAGCGGAAGGATCGTCTTCCCTGGCAACAACGGATTCAGAAGTCTAAAACAATTCTCCCTGTGTATCAAGTTTTGTGGGACCTCGCTGGAGTTTGAAGCGGGATCAATGCCAAAGCTTGAGCACGTGAAGCTTGAGTTTCGTGCGCATGACATGGAGTGCCTGAACGGTGCTTCTAGTTTGGGCATCCAGCACCTCTCGTCTCTCAACAAGGCTGAGATAGAAATTGGTAGCGACTGGCATGAGTATGACGTGGACTACAACCCAGTGGAAGATGATCATGATGACACTGCCCGATGTATTTCAAGAGCCATTAATGCTGCCATCGAGACACTTCCCAACCGTCCCACTGCCAGCTTCAAAATACAAGAAGTTGACTGCAAACATTTCGAATCT tTTTTGAGGGAGTGGAATCAATATCACGATGGGTTATTCAATGAGTGGCTCAAACTTTGGCAAATTAGAGAAGAGCCGGCGAACCAACCTACTGATGGAGAGACTGAACTAGAG GATGAGACACATgaaaaggaagaagaggagcagactgaTGAGGAAGAGACCAGTGAAGAAGAAGTGGCGCGTCAAGATGACACTGGTAGCAGCAATTAG